DNA sequence from the Amphiprion ocellaris isolate individual 3 ecotype Okinawa chromosome 17, ASM2253959v1, whole genome shotgun sequence genome:
TTGCCGCCCATGTGCCTGCGGGATGACCACGTCCTGTGCCGAGCTACTCTGCCATAGTAAACATCTTCGGTGATGGGGGAGAGGTTTCCCTCACTGTTATTCTCAGAGGTTACCTCTATGGGAAACACCAGTTAGAAGGCGATGGGGTTACAAAGCAAGGCTCAACTTTTTCCTCCCAAAACTAAAGGTTTGTGCTGCCTCTTaagaaataacaacaataacaaaaacacagggGAGCAACTGCGGAATTCTAATATGGCAAATCTATTCTTTATCAGCGCCAGAGTAGATTACGGTATCACTGTGCAGTGCAAGAGCAGTTTAATAAAGCTGCATCATAATAATCTCTGTAAGATCAAAGTCCAGCTACTGAGAGGTATGAGCATGGTTCATGATGTGATCTGAGACACAAAGAAGCTCATGAGGGTTTTAATAGAGTAACAAATACTACCGTATTAtgtcacagaaaacagaaaaatcataaaacaaacaagttcCTTTCTCTGTAGCAGCCTGCCCATACTGACCAATGGAGGGGACCATTAGAGGTCGTCTGTGAGGCTGGGGACCGCCGTGATGAATTCGTCTCCCGGGGTCCCGGTCGTGACGTCCTCCCGCAGGAGTGTTTGTCTAGAACGCACACAGACATAGGAACATTCACAAACATTAAGCATTCATGAGCCGCTCACAGAAACGCGGACACGCTCGTAAAACAGCaggtgaaaaaaatgcacactgACAAATTGTATGTAAACAAAATCATGCAGAAACTCACAGGCAGGCACTGAAACATAGACGCATAGACTCACATTCAAACACGCACAAGCCCATGAGAAATTTTAACATTCCAAAGTTAAGCAGTTACTAGTAGCACACTACtgaataaaaaactgtaaaattacacatagGATATTGGTTGGCATGTTCTATCTCACACCACCCAATGTGATGCCTCCCTTCAGCACTTTGCTTTTCCAAgttctgtcatctgtctctgcAAATCCACTCTATCTCTGATCCATTCAGACACAATCTATTCAAACCACATCTCTCTATGTTGCTGAAACATTAAAGGTGCCTTTAGACAACAGCAAAACATGTGGTCCAGACTGGATATTCAAAAATATAGGTTGCTCCAGCTGATATATGATAACTGGAGCACACTTCAGGCAACTaaaatacaccgatcagccacgaCATTAAagtcactgacaggtgaagtgaatggTCAAGCTAATCTTGTTccaatgcaacgttctgctgggtcATAACATGCAtgtggatgctactttgacacGTGCCACCCACCTAAGCATCGCCGCAGACCAAGCACATCCCCGTGGCAACAGCGCCgcacaacagcagcaaactCACCCAGGAGGACAAAGCATGCCATCACAAAAGCTGCTCAGGAACAactcgaggaacatgacaaagagcccaagATGTTGACCAAGCCTCCCAAGATCCTGACCATGCCCgaaacacatccatccatcaacctAAAATGATCTGCAACTATTGGTCGATGCCCTGCAGTTCAGACCTGTTTTTGGCAACACAAAGGGGACCTACACAAGACTGGGAAGGCGGTTTTAACGTTCTGGCTGATCGGTGTAAGTTTTTCAATCTGAGTTTGGTTTCTGTGGTTGCCATGGCCACGCTTTGAGCTGCGATTGCAAGTTGAATCAGTAGCAACTGCACCAGCAGAGGGAAAGAGCCATGTGTGTTCATGAGAGTGGCattgaaaacagtgaaacaatGGAGCTTGCCAAGGCGGCAGGCATTCACTGTCTGAAAGCACCTTAAATgctagtctctctctctctgtcattcTCCATGGTGCTGACACATTCAAACCCAGGCTCTTTCATTATCTTTCTCCATGGTCCTGAAAAGGTTAAATCCACTGCCTCCGCCCCTCTATCCATGGGCTGACACATCCAAAccctctgtctttttctctttctagaCAAATTCGAATTAAACTCAgcacacacactaacaacacATATCAAATGCAAGTCAAGGCAGCAGTCTCAGTTGAAGTATCTGTGCCTGTGCAGTTCGCTAAATCATAATAAATTTGGGTGGATGGACTCTTGGGTTTTTAGAATAAGTGCAAAGAACTGCACCTTGGGTGTGTTGTGCGAGTTGCGTCGACGTCCCTCTTCCAGCTGCATCTCAGAGTAcagctcctcctcatcctcttccaTGATGTCAGACAGGTCAGAGCCCCGGCTGCTTTCGCTGTGATAATCTTCATTGTGACTATAGTGAGGCTTTTGGTagttacacacacaaacacacaagacgCAGTTGTTTAAGTCCACAAACGTACATGTATACACGCATGCGCACACCAAACACACGTGGATGTGCAAACACGTGAACGAACACGGAGACGAGGGCAAAAGGAGTGTGTGCATGCAACCAACCACACGTACATGCACACGCACTTCCAGACGCACAGCTTTTCCATTGGTGCTGAGGTTTAAAAGAAGGTAAAAGACTCGTCACTTATCCACCCCCTCCTTACCGGCCTCCCCAGCTCAGAGCCCCTGAGGAACTCATCGACTGACGGTCCTCTCCGACGGCCACGTGCAAAcccttcctcatcctcctcttcctcgtctGAGTGATGCTGGTGAAATGAATGACCCTGCTCTCCATACCTGCCCTGCCTCCTGTCTCCCTGAAAACATGCATGAAAAGTTAGGAACGTGAGTAACAATGACAGCAATACTTCACTGTCGTTTCTGCAGCCCATTCTACTGCCTTTAAAGGGTTTTTAGGCTTTAATATACTGTTAAAATCACTATCCAGAAAGTCAAAGTTTCTTTTGTATATGATCAGTTGAGGCATTTTCTTAATTTCAATCCTTCCCTGACACTaaagcagtttattttcatattttgagTTATGTAAGAATGTGTATTTGTTTAGACCTGCCACTGTTTCataaaggaaaaagagaaacttagacatccaaaatgaaaaacaaagcaaacaaaatccAGAACCTCACATAATGTCTGAAAACGATCAGGATGAAGTTTAACTTATTAACTGTTGCATGTCTGTACATCTCATATCAAACCTTATATTTTTATACCTCTTTAGAAACCTCCAAAATACAGTGACTGTTCCACattatatttttcaaatatgtctttttttgtatattttatttgttgtttatttttatgtatattgttTTATAATGTACTCATTTTGAGATCATCGTCCAGACTGAACCATAAGTTTACCCAACAAACGACTACTCTTCATGGTGGTACAAGAAAAcggctttttaaaatgaaaaattcttcTCAATTCATAGTTTCTAATGTTGTTTCTAAATTACCAGGGAGCAATTTATTGTTTACTTTAACCAATATTTGTGCAGTTCTAAATTTAACTAAACCAATAAATTTCaaagcatttgttttgaaaaattatatatttctGTGCTCATTATATTCCACGTTGTGtactatcttttttttttttgtattttcattttcactcagaATAAACATTATTGTGTGACTGTATTTAACATTTCCATTCCCCATCAGACCTTGCCGCTTTCTGCTGCCACCCTCTGCGCTGCTTCTCGAGCGATGGCTTTGGCCACGGTGTCCGGGATGAGGGTGCCTCGGGGCTGAGGGAGAATCCTCTGGGGGGAGGGCGAGCGTGGGTTGGCCGGCGGAGGGGCCTCGAGGGTGTGGCCGTGCATGGGCACAGGGGGCTGGGAGGAGGGAGAGCGTGTGGGGTCCCAGCCAGGTTGGCCAGGTGGAATAGCTCCCCCATGGTGGGCCGTGTGCTCTTTGGCATCCAGGTCTCTGGCACTTGCTGGTCTCTGAGGTAAAGGGTGGGGCTGGGGGTGGGGCAGCAGAGGCAGTTGGTGCTGGGGCCTGGGGACCTGGTGGGGTGGGCGAGGCTGGAGGTGCAGGGGCTGGGGCTGAGGGTGCGGCGGTCGAAGCTGGGGTTGCGGGGGCCCGCCTGGATGGGGGAGCCTGGGGTGGGGTTGAGGGTGCGGAGGGTGGGGTGGGAGGGGCTGTCCGTGGGCCGGAGCGGGGAGCTGGGGGATGCCGTGAGGGAGGTGGGGGGACTGGAGGTGGGGCTGGGCGTGGGGGTGcatcggcggcggcggcaggggGAGAGGCGGTAGAGGCACGAGCAGGTTGTTTGGAATGACGGCGACTTGGGAGTCCTGGGATTCTCCCTGAACTGACAGCGTCCTCACGATGACCTCTCTGGCCTCCAGGCATTGAATCCTCGTCAGCTCAACTGTAACATAGTCGGCCATTGGGAACAACACCTCAGCTATCTGgattcaaaaacagaaaacgcATTACTGGCATCAACAGACGCTGGATTATCATTTTAACAAcagctgaaacaaaaacactaaagcaATAAATCCGCAGCCAAAAACATGGTTGAATCCAGCTTTAAGTAAATTATAATCCTGTGCTCTAACATAGGACATTTTTTGTATCCTTTTTGTTCTGAGAAGAATCCCCTCATGTATTTCAGTTCTCTCTTGTATTTGAGGTTGCGCTGCTCTTAAACATTGCAGTTTTGGGTCACCAACTCCAACCAGTGATTTTCTGTACAAAAACACCTCCAGTATAATCTAAACTGATTGGGGCGTGAACCAGAAACTGCAACGTGTTTCAGGGTTTAAATCCACACAGAGCAGCACAGCCTCAAACACAAGAGTGAAATTAAAACTCACTAGAGCTGAGAAGCTGAGAAAAATGCTCTTAACCCACAGAGAGCAGCTCAGAAGCGGCTTTCTGCTACATTGCTGATTTACCCTTTCAGATATAGTGTGTCGATTTACTGTGGCGGTCACCAGAGGGAGCAAGAGACCTTTCCAAGACATTCTCAGGGCTCAGACTGGGAATCTTGTACTGATTGCTAATCACAAGTAGGTGGCACTGCTGTGTGCACTGAGAACACTGATGACATAATGCCACACTCACAGAGAGGCTATTAGCATCCTATCTACGTTCTCGTGTTTCAACCGGATTAAACATGATTAAACAATTCTCACGGCCTTTTAGATGCGGTATCTTTGCACCACATCTAAGTCTTTGAAATCTCATGTGCTTGTGATTCATCTACAAACTGCTCTCACCGCCTCACTGTGCACGACGCTTTTCCCTTTAAATCATAACTGATGTCAAGATGAGCCCCTCCCATTATTTACTATACATTCCTTTAATACACTGAGCTCAAAAGGGCATATAATCCTTGGCGGTGTGAGATGCTAACTCACCCTCTGCCCTTTAGTGCACACTGCGTAGCCAATGACATTTGCCCCATTAGATGTGCCTGTGGGAGAGAGGATGGGGGGCTTCCAGCGGACCTGCAGGACCCCTGGGGCCTGCCCACAGAGCACCTGAACGTCCTGGGGAGGCTGCGGAGGGCCTGGGAGGTGAGAGAACAAGTGTAAGGGGGGAAAGACAGCATTAATAATTCACTGTTTTGATGCAACAGCcatacaagaagaagaagaaaaggagatgaAGCATTCATCAAATGCACAAATGGGTACACACACAACCATGCACAGAAATGCTCAGATACAAAGGAGGGAAGTGAGGAGGTGGGaggaaacaacaaactgaagTCATTTATTATTTCCCTTGCATTTCTagattcataaaaaaaataaaataaaaaattacataagaGCGTATTTATACTTTGTAGAGATTCACAGTTCATGCCGAGTCTTGATAGTGTGACATTGCTGGTGGGAGACTTTCACAAGTGCTGTggttaaaatgtgttatttaattATATGACAAGATATTAAGGCActacatttctgaataatatcaAAATAGGCTGtggaataaaatacataatgtagtagtagtagtttcaTGCATTCCTCTGGTCGACTATTATATGATAACCTCACACTGCACTTTATTAAAGATGAaagaatatgaaagaaaaatagaacAACGTCAGCTCTGGGGACGCCTGAGATAAACCCTGTCGTCTCCGCATGCAGGACACAATCCAGAGAGACCAACTAcagctcatttttcatcttcCACTTTCCTGGATCTCTGGATAAAACATGCACAACTGCATTCGAGCAGAAGCAAATGCACACTGATACAAAATGGTAATTTCAGTGAGCAGTGGAGGAGCACTGCTTTATATAGAACTGGTTTTTCCAGGCTAGGCTATAGGCTGAGGAAATGACTCATCAGAGTAATAACTGATCATATCTTATGATGCTCGGCTGTTCTCTAATTAGTGACGTGCTCTGTGCGGCAAATTTGGGCAAAATTGCATCTATATTTGGTTTCAAACAAGAATCTGTGTTTAAATTTGAAGAGACAAGTGAATGAAAGCTTTATTTgtaggaaaatgtttttttcaatctCAGAACCATAACAACATGCTATTTTGCCCACATCCCTTAAGTGATTGCTCATACTTAATTACATGTTGTAATCATTCTCAGTTTCATGACTACAACCCTCTTCTGAAGGTATCATAGCACTAACGTCATCTCTACCCAGTGgcattcaataaaaaaaagatgatttagTGCTAAAACATATGAGAAACCCAGCCCAGCACTGATGTTTCATTCTGACCTGTTCTGCAAAATGGTGTTGGACCTAGACAAAATACAATACACAACAATTGCATGGTAAGGAATGGTCACACTGTACTCTACAGCACAGTACAAGATCCTAATATTTTATATCACAAGATTAGAGTTAAGGCAAATTGCAATCAAAAGAGAAGTAGCAATCTGTAAACTCTGTCTGCTGTACAAACCAGCAAAGAGCTCAAACATGCAACAGCAAACGTCAGTTGTGGAACTGTGTATGTATAATTGATATTGTATCTCTATGTATAGAAATGAGCCTTTCTGACCTGCTGCCTGAGTGCAGAACTCCACACCggcttccttcctctctctttgcTCCAGCGGTAGTTGCCATGGCACCTGGTGAGGCTGTGCCACCACCGTCACTTTGTACACTGTCAGGGGCTTCAGGTTCAGGAAGCGGAGTCTATACCTTCCTGGCTTTAAAACTGCGTGCTCTACGCCATCTAAGAACACAGTGTGACCGTAGTTACTGTTGCTAGGCAACCAAGAGAGCTCGGCAGTGTCACGCTGGATGTCATCCACCCGCAGACCGCAGGGTGCCACCACCACGTTGGCTCCCACCAGCAAGGTGCAGCGCAGCTCGTCTGACAGGCCTCGGTCGGTGACGCTCTGCACCGATACGCGGTGAACGCAGCCGTCCAGGTCCAGCTTCTCCAGCAAACACTTGGTCCTGCCACTGTACGGTAAACTGGCACGAAGCTCCCCATCCACCAACACGTTGTAGCCAGAGATGTTCCCCCAGCCCAAAGGCACTATCGGAGGCTCCCAGGCCACAATGACGCTCCGTGCCAGCTGCTTGATCAAGGTGATCTTTCGAGGGTAAGGCACAACATCTTCAGCTAGGTCCTCGGGATCCAAGGGCCCCCCTGTCCCATTGCTACAGGGAACCAAGGCATTAGCTGAGCCCAGGAGGCCATCCTGGGAGGCACCTCCATCCACTGCCATCAAGGCCAGGGGAGCATGGTCCAGTGGGCCCAGGTCTTCTCCTCCGTCCCCAGCCTGAATCGCTGGTTTCTCCTTGTCCTGGACAAACTCCACAAAATTGGAGGGAACAAGTCCTCTTTGGCCATCCAGCAGCTCCCCTGTGATGCACAAAAAAATAGAGATACAGACATAGAAAATAACTTTGTGCCTCCTTATTCACGTCCATATTGATGGACAAACAGCCTAACGCTGGCGAATTCAAAATACTGCAACATCCCTCTGTGATGTCTTGTGCAAATGTTAAAATTAGGCTTCTCTAATGGCTCCTtacacaacaaagacaaaaggaaAGCAATAACTTGAGCACACAAAATCATCAGTGAGTGCTTGCAGGGTGGGAATGAGTCACCGAGTGAGAGGTGGAAGATATGTAAACATACAGAATGTACTATTCCCTAAGATGTAAGTTTTACCGTGGCTGCTCTGATGCTATCTTTAATACTCCTCCAGTAAACACTCAGTTGAGAAAACACtcctttttcaacattttgaagaACTTGAACTTTAGTTCACTGCTTTTGAACATTTCTAGGAACAGCCCAGAGCATGTAGATGCTGCGGTCAatgcaggaaataaaaacagcttaGATTCGCAGTGTAGTTTTTCTCCCAAAGGCAAGAAGTTTGTCTTGAACAAAGCCCTCTATCATCTTGTCCTTCAATCCCTTTTTCCACAGAGGCCTGACAGACCTTAAGACCAtctgtgtgtgcgcatgtgtacatgagtgtgtgtatgtctgatgtttgtgtgtgctgatGATTAAGCTGAGCCCTGCTGGATTAGTCATCAAACTAAAAGGGACCAAGGTCCCATCTTGACAACAGCTTGGTCTGAGGCCCGAGTCTCCCTCCTGTGTGGTAAATACAAGGCTCCTCCACAATGCCATGCAATCTGACCGCCCACAGCTAATGAATCACGGCAGCTAAGCACTACGGTGTCTATGACAGGCTGTGCTGGCTGCAGGATTGCTTGCTGGGGGGATTAGGATTGCCTCTGATGGAGAAGCCTTCATAATTCTAAAGAGATTAGAAAGAGAATCAATCCAATCACCAGTTATGAAAAAGTAAACTTTTCTTGGTGACACCCTGCGCTGACAAAGAGGAGGTCAGAGGATGAAAATAGCCAGCAGGCATGTGATGGACATATTGAGGGTGACAAATGATGCAAACTGTCACCCTAACAGGAGCTATTTCTGtagctgtgtttacactgatGAATCAGCTCTTTTGCATTAAGCTTTAATTGTGCTGCGTTGTCATGTCTTGCACATGCAGTGCAAAGTTGACAAGATATAATGTAAAGTGACACGAAAGTGTACAAAATGCATCAGAGACATGACATTGTACGCAGACAACAACTATGCATGTATAATACAGTACAACGTACATTATATATGTAAGGAAGCTCCACAGACATGACCACAGATGCTGTGGGAGGTTAGATACCAGAGATAATACTGTAAATAGAATGACTTCAAAGATGGATAGGTATGACCTCATGCACACGTCTTGGCATCATTCTAATCTAattttgagacaaaaaaataataatatacatcgttgttttgactgtcaaataTTTTACACAGCAGACAAATAtcacagatttaaaaacacaggaaacCACTCTCCTACAGAGACCTTCAtacttcatttaattttaactgatGCTGACATCTTTCTGCACTACACAGCCTTCTGTGTTGTCTCATTTTACTTCTCACCTTCATAGAAACCATCATCATCCATGTTTCCATACACATATAGATACTTTCCAGCCACGAGGGGCAGTTCTGCTTCAGGATGCTCATTTGGTCCATCGTAAGGGTTGTAACTGGAAGGAGGAAATACAACAGTTTtgtttcatcatcatctttttttaatcGTGAAAGAGCATGCTCATAGACTTAAAGACTatacaagataagataagattttAATAATCCCAGTGAGGAAGTTTGAAGtgtttacagcagcaaagaaatgtcatacaataataaaaagaaatcaaaaatatgCATAAGGACCTGTTATGGAAATAACAGTACTGCAAATGTCAGAGGTATTGCACAATTTTTTTCATGAGGAGAAGTAGTGAGGGAAGTGtcaatattgcacagattgtcATAGAGTAGAAAGTAGATAAATACTGATATAGCATACGTTGCAGTACATGTAGAAAAGTAGATATTGCACCgtgtttttaaaagtacaaaatattacttctacacagaatgtgtctgtatGTTTAGCAACGAATTCAACATGAGAATTGGGGGCagtggtggtgtaatggttacgtttctggactactgatccgaaggtcagaggttcaagccccgatgtggccactgttgggcccttgagcaaggcctataacccttcctgctccaggggtgctgtactgtggctgacctgatatgcgaaaatcagaatttcccctcgtgggattaataagggataataataatgaaaatcacCTGTAACGGGCAGTGCAAAGGCGGACCTGGCCTGTGTAGCGAGGTTTGGACCTGGGTGATGGGCTGGCCTCATCCTCCATCTGTAGAAGAATGAGAGGATTAAAGTTCACATCCACTATttataaattatatttaaagtAGTCTGCAGAAAGGCTTGGAGACCCACCTCTGATGGGGTAAGCTGTCGAGGGCAGCTGGGGTGGTCCGTTGTCACGGTGCTGGATTTGACAGGCAGCTGTTCTGATGGTTCTCTGTCTCCAGTCTGCAGTGTGCAGGGCAAGAACTGGGAGATCAGTAGCGGCGTGTCTGCCGAGCTCTCATCACCTGGGAGACATTGATTTCCATAGCAAATAAAGAGCAACTGTCATTCCATCTGCACCCATTTGCCTCCCATTGCACCGCTATTGATCTCTTGTTGAGGTGATGCTACAGCTTACACCCTTCATGGCAAAAGGCTATTCCCCCCCTCATCAGCCCTTCTCATCTGCAGGACGTATGTCTTTAAATAACACCCCTCAGGAAGAAAatcacacacatataaaaaatgcaggaaatacaaaataaaaaactgcagtCTAAGAATGCAAACAGTTGAATTCCTTGAGGAAATTAAAATAAGTCAACAACATGGATCCACTGCGTCACTGGGTTCTCGCAGCTTGCAAGTGAGAATATTATGCATTAGCACAAAAGCACCAGCGACTTCTTTTTCCACTGAGGAAGAAGATAAAACAGGATTTCCAGCACTTCAAAGACCTTTGGTCGGTGCCAGACTGTATAAATCTACATCGTTGATATGGCTGTATCTGCTGGCTCTGCAGGTTGCACTAGGTGTTGTTAGAATACTAATGTATTAAATCACATTCATGTCATACATCAGGCATGTGATCAATTAGGATGGATATTGATCATGAATAAGCACTATGGTCATTAATGGGGTCCACCTCTAGTCGGCAGTGAGCTGATCCAGCTGTTATGTGAGCTGTCTGGGGATTAGCTCACTCTGACTCTCATTTCATCTGATCATAATGTAATCTGGGAAAATGCTTTTGCTGGGGGAGTCTGGAGTGCATGCATGTTTTAGAATGGGTGGACCCACTGATGGTTAATTATTTAACTGGAACAGTCCAATATTCACTATTAAGTAAACAGATAAAATCATTAATAGACTGTCACTGCAAGTACTAACAGCACTCCTGTTAACACTAATAATTCATAATGAAAATTAATCATCGAGTAATTGTAGACATATTGGAGTGTTTATAGGAttcacagaacacacacatctaagtttggacacattttcccattcatttgaatgagaaagtgttgaaacgtttgactggtagtgcataTGCCTTGGATATAGTT
Encoded proteins:
- the rimbp2a gene encoding RIMS-binding protein 2 isoform X8, producing the protein MRDHESSTNVEDLLRQSQMELQWIQRQLAMIAARNIHHHHLHTKGKLRYEVSSQQAAGHSSAYNVGRFRLLEERNRALKLEVATLRQEKQQYRKLKAKLHAALQEKNRLNHELINHHLKASKYDQVRSDYDQLRQTFAVVSQERDVAQQERSQLQGKVDNLEQVLKHMHGAVELKQQLQTEHEQALVALHTKQKEINQLQKAWVQIDQEHEEAVHLLENDKDRMFQVKVCDLEQKCRSHSEHFHQLSKELLNFRLKSEPVDILQIDPASQIPHSPEKKVAQVIVGFEVQPQTGDESSADTPLLISQFLPCTLQTGDREPSEQLPVKSSTVTTDHPSCPRQLTPSEMEDEASPSPRSKPRYTGQVRLCTARYSYNPYDGPNEHPEAELPLVAGKYLYVYGNMDDDGFYEGELLDGQRGLVPSNFVEFVQDKEKPAIQAGDGGEDLGPLDHAPLALMAVDGGASQDGLLGSANALVPCSNGTGGPLDPEDLAEDVVPYPRKITLIKQLARSVIVAWEPPIVPLGWGNISGYNVLVDGELRASLPYSGRTKCLLEKLDLDGCVHRVSVQSVTDRGLSDELRCTLLVGANVVVAPCGLRVDDIQRDTAELSWLPSNSNYGHTVFLDGVEHAVLKPGRYRLRFLNLKPLTVYKVTVVAQPHQVPWQLPLEQRERKEAGVEFCTQAAGPTPFCRTGPPQPPQDVQVLCGQAPGVLQVRWKPPILSPTGTSNGANVIGYAVCTKGQRIAEVLFPMADYVTVELTRIQCLEAREVIVRTLSVQGESQDSQVAVIPNNLLVPLPPLPLPPPPMHPHAQPHLQSPHLPHGIPQLPAPAHGQPLPPHPPHPQPHPRLPHPGGPPQPQLRPPHPQPQPLHLQPRPPHQVPRPQHQLPLLPHPQPHPLPQRPASARDLDAKEHTAHHGGAIPPGQPGWDPTRSPSSQPPVPMHGHTLEAPPPANPRSPSPQRILPQPRGTLIPDTVAKAIAREAAQRVAAESGKGDRRQGRYGEQGHSFHQHHSDEEEEDEEGFARGRRRGPSVDEFLRGSELGRPTNTPAGGRHDRDPGRRIHHGGPQPHRRPLMVPSIDGYRDRDRRSPTYYDESEPEESFRIFVALFDYDPLSMSPNPDAADEELPFKEGQIIRIYGDKDTDGFYRGEVRGRMGLIPCNMVSEIRADDEETMDQLIKQGFLPLSTPVDRIEQNRRGLRRDQASRRMVALYDYDPRESSPNVDVEAELTFCAGDIIAVFGDIDEDGFYYGEINGHRGLVPSNFLEEVPDDVEVYLTDTPSHYPQEEPANRPPANSAATVPEGKRVTTETTETVTNDTIPVRAPSPIVRPLLPGTMRPLSPTRGPHVPLDPRDQDLANKKKKGLLSKGKKLLKRLSPVK
- the rimbp2a gene encoding RIMS-binding protein 2 isoform X3 codes for the protein MRDHESSTNVEDLLRQSQMELQWIQRQLAMIAARNIHHHHLHTKGKLRYEVSSQQAAGHSSAYNVGRFRLLEERNRALKLEVATLRQEKQQYRKLKAKLHAALQEKNRLNHELINHHLKASKYDQVRSDYDQLRQTFAVVSQERDVAQQERSQLQGKVDNLEQVLKHMHGAVELKQQLQTEHEQALVALHTKQKEINQLQKAWVQIDQEHEEAVHLLENDKDRMFQVKVCDLEQKCRSHSEHFHQLSKELLNFRLKSEPVDILQIDPASQIPHSPEKKVAQVIVGFEVQPQTGDESSADTPLLISQFLPCTLQTGDREPSEQLPVKSSTVTTDHPSCPRQLTPSEMEDEASPSPRSKPRYTGQVRLCTARYSYNPYDGPNEHPEAELPLVAGKYLYVYGNMDDDGFYEGELLDGQRGLVPSNFVEFVQDKEKPAIQAGDGGEDLGPLDHAPLALMAVDGGASQDGLLGSANALVPCSNGTGGPLDPEDLAEDVVPYPRKITLIKQLARSVIVAWEPPIVPLGWGNISGYNVLVDGELRASLPYSGRTKCLLEKLDLDGCVHRVSVQSVTDRGLSDELRCTLLVGANVVVAPCGLRVDDIQRDTAELSWLPSNSNYGHTVFLDGVEHAVLKPGRYRLRFLNLKPLTVYKVTVVAQPHQVPWQLPLEQRERKEAGVEFCTQAAGPPQPPQDVQVLCGQAPGVLQVRWKPPILSPTGTSNGANVIGYAVCTKGQRIAEVLFPMADYVTVELTRIQCLEAREVIVRTLSVQGESQDSQVAVIPNNLLVPLPPLPLPPPPMHPHAQPHLQSPHLPHGIPQLPAPAHGQPLPPHPPHPQPHPRLPHPGGPPQPQLRPPHPQPQPLHLQPRPPHQVPRPQHQLPLLPHPQPHPLPQRPASARDLDAKEHTAHHGGAIPPGQPGWDPTRSPSSQPPVPMHGHTLEAPPPANPRSPSPQRILPQPRGTLIPDTVAKAIAREAAQRVAAESGKGDRRQGRYGEQGHSFHQHHSDEEEEDEEGFARGRRRGPSVDEFLRGSELGRPPHYSHNEDYHSESSRGSDLSDIMEEDEEELYSEMQLEEGRRRNSHNTPKTNTPAGGRHDRDPGRRIHHGGPQPHRRPLMVPSIEVTSENNSEGNLSPITEDVYYGRVARHRTWSSRRHMGGNRSPHDGYRDRDRRSPTYYDESEPEESFRIFVALFDYDPLSMSPNPDAADEELPFKEGQIIRIYGDKDTDGFYRGEVRGRMGLIPCNMVSEIRADDEETMDQLIKQGFLPLSTPVDRIEQNRRGLRRDQASRRMVALYDYDPRESSPNVDVEAELTFCAGDIIAVFGDIDEDGFYYGEINGHRGLVPSNFLEEVPDDVEVYLTDTPSHYPQEEPANRPPANSAATVPEGKRVTTETTETVTNDTIPVRAPSPIVRPLLPGTMRPLSPTRGPHVPLDPRDQDLANKKKKGLLSKGKKLLKRLSPVK
- the rimbp2a gene encoding RIMS-binding protein 2 isoform X9 gives rise to the protein MHGAVELKQQLQTEHEQALVALHTKQKEINQLQKAWVQIDQEHEEAVHLLENDKDRMFQVKVCDLEQKCRSHSEHFHQLSKELLNFRLKSEPVDILQIDPASQIPHSPEKKVAQVIVGFEVQPQTGDESSADTPLLISQFLPCTLQTGDREPSEQLPVKSSTVTTDHPSCPRQLTPSEMEDEASPSPRSKPRYTGQVRLCTARYSYNPYDGPNEHPEAELPLVAGKYLYVYGNMDDDGFYEGELLDGQRGLVPSNFVEFVQDKEKPAIQAGDGGEDLGPLDHAPLALMAVDGGASQDGLLGSANALVPCSNGTGGPLDPEDLAEDVVPYPRKITLIKQLARSVIVAWEPPIVPLGWGNISGYNVLVDGELRASLPYSGRTKCLLEKLDLDGCVHRVSVQSVTDRGLSDELRCTLLVGANVVVAPCGLRVDDIQRDTAELSWLPSNSNYGHTVFLDGVEHAVLKPGRYRLRFLNLKPLTVYKVTVVAQPHQVPWQLPLEQRERKEAGVEFCTQAAGPTPFCRTGPPQPPQDVQVLCGQAPGVLQVRWKPPILSPTGTSNGANVIGYAVCTKGQRIAEVLFPMADYVTVELTRIQCLEAREVIVRTLSVQGESQDSQVAVIPNNLLVPLPPLPLPPPPMHPHAQPHLQSPHLPHGIPQLPAPAHGQPLPPHPPHPQPHPRLPHPGGPPQPQLRPPHPQPQPLHLQPRPPHQVPRPQHQLPLLPHPQPHPLPQRPASARDLDAKEHTAHHGGAIPPGQPGWDPTRSPSSQPPVPMHGHTLEAPPPANPRSPSPQRILPQPRGTLIPDTVAKAIAREAAQRVAAESGKGDRRQGRYGEQGHSFHQHHSDEEEEDEEGFARGRRRGPSVDEFLRGSELGRPPHYSHNEDYHSESSRGSDLSDIMEEDEEELYSEMQLEEGRRRNSHNTPKTNTPAGGRHDRDPGRRIHHGGPQPHRRPLMVPSIEVTSENNSEGNLSPITEDVYYGRVARHRTWSSRRHMGGNRSPHDGYRDRDRRSPTYYDESEPEESFRIFVALFDYDPLSMSPNPDAADEELPFKEGQIIRIYGDKDTDGFYRGEVRGRMGLIPCNMVSEIRADDEETMDQLIKQGFLPLSTPVDRIEQNRRGLRRDQASRRMVALYDYDPRESSPNVDVEAELTFCAGDIIAVFGDIDEDGFYYGEINGHRGLVPSNFLEEVPDDVEVYLTDTPSHYPQEEPANRPPANSAATVPEGKRVTTETTETVTNDTIPVRAPSPIVRPLLPGTMRPLSPTRGPHVPLDPRDQDLANKKKKGLLSKGKKLLKRLSPVK